One window from the genome of Rufibacter tibetensis encodes:
- a CDS encoding acyloxyacyl hydrolase — protein MPRSFRAFFLFLLLSFSLPTFSQDQQSTSDLKGSWSYGVNGYYGAYFRYRSGLSLLNYSNLHGVELYANKQTTGKRFWERKYKLPFIGFALSYFNYMVPDELGESVTVTSYLDGPITKIGKGSLRYNLGTGLVYTTHHYNSTSNENNKAIGSPITFSLRGNLRYEYPLSDRLFLNAIFAFRHFSNGSLNQSNNGMNMPLLGLGVRYQPKALAKVITDQDSTAPEIDKRLRMNIRIAAGVKEVLRDDFKHPVYMMSAYASKQVTHTNSFMLGVDAIHDTAIGEEYLNQGTNYPEGYLDKRSAGVFIGHELHLSKLSMVFHFGRYMYQPHGLFPDFYQRYGLKYMIFKNLSASALLMAHDGHANVIEWGLGFHL, from the coding sequence ATGCCCCGTTCTTTTAGAGCCTTCTTTCTCTTTTTGCTGCTCTCTTTCTCCCTGCCTACTTTCTCCCAAGACCAGCAGAGTACTTCAGATTTGAAGGGATCCTGGTCGTATGGTGTGAACGGGTACTATGGAGCTTATTTCCGCTACCGGTCGGGGCTTTCCCTGCTTAATTACTCTAATCTTCACGGGGTTGAGCTGTACGCCAATAAGCAAACCACGGGCAAAAGATTCTGGGAGCGGAAATACAAACTACCTTTTATTGGGTTTGCACTCTCCTATTTCAATTACATGGTTCCTGATGAATTGGGAGAATCGGTGACGGTTACCTCTTACCTTGACGGGCCCATCACTAAAATTGGAAAGGGCAGTTTACGCTATAACCTTGGTACAGGGTTGGTGTATACTACGCATCATTATAACTCCACCTCCAACGAAAACAACAAAGCCATTGGCAGCCCCATCACCTTCTCACTAAGGGGTAACTTAAGGTATGAGTACCCATTAAGTGACCGGCTGTTTCTGAATGCCATTTTCGCTTTCCGTCACTTCTCTAACGGCAGCCTTAACCAATCTAACAATGGCATGAACATGCCTCTGCTGGGCCTAGGCGTCCGCTACCAGCCTAAAGCTTTAGCGAAGGTCATCACAGACCAGGATTCCACTGCCCCGGAGATTGATAAGCGGCTGCGCATGAACATCAGGATTGCAGCCGGGGTAAAGGAGGTGCTACGAGATGACTTTAAACACCCGGTGTACATGATGTCTGCTTATGCCAGCAAACAAGTCACCCACACCAATTCCTTTATGCTGGGAGTTGATGCCATCCATGACACTGCCATTGGAGAAGAGTACCTGAACCAGGGCACTAATTACCCGGAGGGGTACTTGGACAAGCGTTCAGCGGGCGTATTTATAGGACATGAATTACACCTAAGCAAGCTATCTATGGTTTTTCATTTTGGCCGGTACATGTACCAACCGCATGGTTTGTTTCCAGACTTTTACCAACGGTACGGATTGAAATACATGATTTTCAAAAACCTGTCTGCCAGCGCCCTGCTCATGGCGCATGATGGTCATGCTAACGTGATTGAATGGGGTCTTGGCTTTCACTTGTAG
- the hrpB gene encoding ATP-dependent helicase HrpB: MPFNPFTIDLPVREIIPAVREHLIAQNTLIVNAPPGAGKSTLLPLALLDEEWLKGQKIIMLEPRRLAARTIAERLAQLLGEEVGQTVGYRIRFENRISEKTRLEVVTEGILTRMLHSDNALNGVGLVIFDEFHERSIHADVAMALSREAQDTQRTDLRILVMSATLNMPQLTRLLNAPAVTSEGRQYPIDVQYSGETDAQLLHEMTDRAVRKALQEKKGDVLVFLPGEQDIRKVEALLRRGLRDIAIHPLYGMLPPGKQYAAIMPDRNGKRKVVLATSIAETSLTIEGVTVVVDTGFAKTQRFDPGTGLSRLETMRISKDAADQRAGRAGRLGPGTCYRLWTETLHARMAPHRTPEIQEADLAPLVLDMAAWGVSDIRSLTWLTPPPKAALLHAQETLHQLNALENGRITEHGRKMHALPTHPRLAHMLLAAQESGQLALATDIAALLEERDPLPREAGIDLNLRIEALRRTRKEQLHQKRFSKIDKIAVSYRRMFKIEAENTTVDPYETGVLLANCYPERIAYARPGNNAQFQLANGKYASAGHRDDLAHDPWLAIAHLHAGGEGVGRIFLASPLNPRDLAPLVKQKDVVTWDPEEGELTASRDMRIGSIVLQSKPLPEPDERFLIPAICDTIKREGEQWLNFSEEVKQFQNRVLCLRKWHPSEGFPDLSTPSLLMTCHEWLAYHLEDVQIGQDLFDIDLLPLLQNMLNREQKQRLEELAPATLRLPDGHEMELFYPDNGQAPVMEIRLQDVFTWENNPTVDAGDVGVVLHLLTPDLKPLKVVNSLHYFWQEEYRLMRGSLTKRFPNVNWR; the protein is encoded by the coding sequence TTGCCTTTCAATCCATTTACCATAGACTTACCCGTTCGGGAGATCATCCCTGCTGTGCGGGAGCACCTAATTGCCCAAAACACCCTCATTGTCAATGCGCCTCCTGGTGCGGGTAAAAGTACCTTACTACCCCTAGCCCTTTTAGATGAAGAATGGCTGAAGGGGCAGAAAATCATCATGCTGGAACCTCGTAGGCTGGCGGCACGCACCATTGCCGAACGGCTGGCGCAGCTGCTGGGTGAGGAGGTGGGCCAAACGGTGGGCTACCGCATCAGGTTTGAGAACCGCATCTCAGAAAAGACCCGTTTGGAAGTTGTTACTGAGGGCATTCTTACCCGCATGTTGCACTCAGACAATGCCCTTAACGGGGTAGGGCTGGTTATTTTTGACGAGTTCCATGAGCGCAGCATCCACGCCGATGTGGCTATGGCCCTCAGCCGCGAGGCCCAGGATACCCAGCGTACCGACCTGCGCATCCTGGTCATGAGCGCCACCCTGAACATGCCCCAACTCACGCGCCTGCTCAACGCGCCCGCCGTGACAAGCGAGGGCCGTCAATACCCCATAGACGTACAGTACTCCGGCGAAACCGATGCCCAACTACTCCATGAGATGACGGACCGGGCCGTGCGTAAAGCCCTGCAGGAAAAGAAAGGCGATGTGTTGGTGTTTCTACCCGGTGAGCAGGACATTAGAAAGGTAGAAGCTCTGCTCAGAAGAGGATTGCGTGACATTGCCATCCATCCGCTGTATGGCATGTTGCCCCCCGGCAAGCAATACGCCGCCATTATGCCCGACCGCAACGGCAAGCGTAAAGTGGTGCTGGCTACTTCCATCGCCGAGACCAGTTTGACCATTGAGGGCGTGACAGTAGTGGTAGACACCGGCTTTGCTAAAACCCAGCGTTTTGACCCCGGCACCGGTCTAAGCCGCCTGGAAACCATGCGCATCTCTAAAGATGCCGCTGATCAACGTGCCGGTCGGGCAGGAAGGCTAGGACCCGGCACCTGTTACCGTCTCTGGACCGAAACTCTGCACGCCCGCATGGCTCCGCACCGCACTCCTGAAATTCAGGAAGCGGATCTGGCCCCGCTGGTGCTGGACATGGCCGCCTGGGGTGTGTCTGACATCAGGTCCCTCACCTGGCTCACCCCACCTCCCAAAGCCGCGCTGCTGCACGCCCAGGAAACTCTGCACCAGCTTAATGCCCTGGAGAACGGTCGCATAACGGAGCACGGGCGTAAGATGCATGCTCTGCCCACGCACCCACGTCTGGCCCACATGCTACTGGCCGCCCAGGAATCTGGTCAACTAGCTCTAGCCACCGACATAGCCGCTCTGCTGGAAGAGCGCGACCCACTGCCCCGCGAGGCCGGTATTGACCTGAACCTGCGCATAGAGGCGCTCAGAAGAACCCGCAAAGAACAGCTGCACCAGAAGCGTTTCTCCAAGATTGACAAGATTGCCGTCTCGTACCGCCGGATGTTTAAGATTGAGGCCGAGAACACCACAGTAGACCCGTATGAGACCGGCGTGCTGCTGGCCAACTGTTACCCTGAGCGTATTGCGTACGCCCGTCCTGGCAACAACGCCCAATTCCAGCTCGCCAATGGCAAATACGCTTCAGCCGGTCACCGCGACGACCTGGCGCATGACCCATGGCTAGCTATTGCGCACCTGCACGCCGGCGGAGAAGGTGTGGGCCGCATCTTCCTCGCCTCGCCGCTCAACCCCAGAGACCTGGCTCCGCTGGTGAAGCAGAAAGACGTGGTTACCTGGGACCCTGAGGAAGGCGAACTCACCGCCTCCCGCGACATGCGCATTGGCTCTATCGTGCTCCAGAGCAAGCCCCTGCCTGAACCCGATGAACGATTCCTAATTCCCGCTATTTGTGATACCATAAAACGAGAGGGTGAGCAATGGCTCAACTTCTCAGAAGAAGTAAAGCAGTTTCAGAACCGCGTGCTCTGTTTAAGGAAATGGCACCCCTCCGAAGGCTTTCCAGATCTCAGTACTCCTTCCCTGCTCATGACCTGCCATGAGTGGCTGGCGTACCACCTGGAAGACGTCCAGATTGGTCAGGACCTGTTTGACATTGACTTGCTGCCCCTTCTGCAAAACATGCTGAACCGAGAGCAAAAGCAACGCTTAGAAGAACTGGCTCCTGCTACGTTGAGGTTACCAGATGGGCATGAGATGGAGCTATTTTACCCAGACAACGGCCAAGCCCCTGTCATGGAGATACGCTTGCAAGATGTGTTTACCTGGGAGAATAACCCCACCGTAGACGCCGGTGATGTGGGCGTAGTCCTGCACCTGCTAACCCCAGATTTAAAGCCTTTGAAAGTGGTAAACAGCCTGCATTACTTCTGGCAGGAAGAGTACCGTTTAATGAGAGGCTCCTTGACAAAGCGGTTCCCGAATGTGAACTGGAGATAA
- a CDS encoding SGNH/GDSL hydrolase family protein, producing MKLRLTFLAAVSCLLYAGCTSLKSNSEDLVQQELPASALQPVGRYQVNNAQNLELITSAAHVGFSFEGREAKVVASASYAGAHSYFQYELDGEYQKRVRISGLNDTVVITAPSAGKHTVWVYKTTEAHTGPLVIQKVVGANVKPLIRPNAPLIEFIGNSITCGAAADPSEVPCGTGEYHDQHNAYQAYGPRVARAVKANFILSSVSGYGAYRNWNNNGPTLPEVYEKIDLQGKTTQRWDFAKFTPAIVSIALGTNDFSDGDGKTPRLPFDSARFVNAYVGFVKDVKSKYPKAQIALMSSSMMNGPRKQTLENCLTAVKKQIDTAYPSAKPVALHFFKPMQASGCTGHPSVAEHGVMAAELEPFFKSLL from the coding sequence ATGAAACTCAGATTGACGTTCCTTGCTGCCGTAAGTTGTCTTCTTTACGCAGGTTGTACTTCACTAAAAAGTAACTCAGAAGATTTAGTGCAGCAAGAATTGCCCGCATCAGCTTTGCAACCAGTGGGAAGATACCAGGTGAACAACGCGCAAAACCTGGAGCTGATCACGTCTGCTGCCCATGTGGGATTCAGCTTTGAAGGAAGAGAGGCAAAGGTAGTGGCATCTGCTTCTTATGCGGGGGCACACAGTTATTTTCAATATGAATTAGATGGGGAATACCAAAAAAGGGTAAGAATCTCTGGGTTGAATGACACGGTGGTGATTACCGCGCCCTCAGCGGGCAAGCACACCGTTTGGGTGTACAAAACCACTGAGGCCCATACAGGTCCGTTGGTGATTCAGAAAGTGGTTGGAGCCAACGTAAAGCCTCTCATACGACCTAATGCGCCATTGATTGAGTTTATCGGGAATAGCATTACCTGTGGAGCAGCGGCAGATCCGTCTGAGGTCCCGTGCGGCACCGGCGAATACCACGACCAGCACAATGCGTACCAAGCGTATGGGCCCAGAGTAGCCAGAGCCGTGAAAGCCAACTTCATCCTGAGCAGTGTAAGTGGCTACGGGGCTTATCGAAACTGGAACAATAACGGTCCCACTTTACCTGAAGTCTATGAGAAAATAGATTTGCAGGGGAAAACAACCCAACGTTGGGACTTTGCCAAATTCACCCCAGCAATTGTGAGCATTGCCCTGGGAACAAACGACTTCAGTGATGGGGATGGAAAAACACCAAGGCTGCCCTTCGACAGTGCCCGCTTTGTAAACGCGTATGTTGGCTTCGTAAAAGACGTGAAATCTAAATACCCCAAAGCCCAGATCGCTTTAATGAGCAGTTCCATGATGAACGGTCCCAGAAAGCAGACGCTGGAAAACTGCCTAACTGCGGTAAAAAAACAAATCGATACGGCCTATCCTTCAGCCAAACCAGTAGCCCTGCACTTCTTCAAACCCATGCAGGCCAGCGGTTGCACCGGGCACCCCAGTGTGGCCGAGCATGGCGTCATGGCAGCAGAGTTGGAGCCTTTCTTCAAGAGCCTGTTGTAG
- a CDS encoding zinc-binding metallopeptidase family protein — protein sequence MRTFHCSCGNKLFFENSFCVSCNREVGWCPVCKGIHAMELDGKGGYICTNQECRSHVVKCYNYSTYNVCNRMVETPAGQNPNFQQLCNYCQLTETIPDLSVEGNAQKWYDLEVAKRRLLYLLDELGLPYGSKASNFELPLSFDFKEDVEASPVLGWIGLEKGEKVFTGHADGKITINLSEADPVEREKLRVSFGETHRTLIGHFRHEIGHYYWQLLIQDKDEEAYKAVFGDHENPTYSEAMDHYYKNGPKPYWRNSYISAYATMHSWEDFAETWGTYLDMMAVLDTADNQDLLDLPSENLVDPQLEEMLLRYADLSLKVNEVNRSLGLPDLLPETFSAPVVEKLTYIHRLIQRNRKKE from the coding sequence ATGAGAACATTTCACTGCAGTTGCGGCAATAAACTTTTTTTTGAGAATTCGTTCTGTGTTTCCTGCAACAGAGAAGTTGGCTGGTGCCCGGTGTGCAAAGGCATACATGCCATGGAACTGGATGGGAAAGGCGGCTACATCTGCACCAATCAGGAGTGCCGTTCCCACGTGGTGAAATGCTACAACTATTCTACTTACAACGTGTGCAACCGCATGGTAGAAACCCCGGCAGGCCAAAACCCCAACTTTCAACAGTTATGCAACTATTGCCAGCTCACTGAAACCATTCCTGATTTGTCTGTAGAGGGAAACGCCCAGAAGTGGTACGACCTGGAAGTAGCCAAACGCCGCCTGCTTTACCTATTAGATGAGCTAGGCCTGCCCTACGGTTCCAAGGCCTCTAACTTTGAACTTCCCCTCTCCTTTGACTTCAAAGAAGACGTAGAAGCTTCTCCTGTTCTAGGTTGGATAGGGTTGGAAAAAGGCGAAAAAGTATTCACCGGCCACGCCGATGGCAAAATCACCATCAACTTAAGCGAGGCCGACCCGGTAGAAAGAGAAAAACTGCGCGTGTCATTTGGAGAGACGCACCGCACGCTGATCGGGCACTTCCGCCATGAGATAGGCCACTACTACTGGCAACTGTTAATTCAGGACAAAGATGAGGAAGCATACAAAGCTGTCTTCGGGGACCACGAAAATCCCACCTATTCTGAGGCCATGGACCATTATTACAAAAACGGGCCTAAACCTTACTGGCGGAACAGCTACATCAGCGCCTACGCCACCATGCACTCCTGGGAAGACTTCGCCGAAACCTGGGGTACCTACCTGGACATGATGGCCGTCCTGGACACCGCTGACAACCAGGACCTTTTAGATCTACCCAGTGAAAACCTGGTAGATCCCCAATTGGAAGAAATGCTCCTCCGGTACGCTGATTTGAGTTTAAAGGTAAACGAGGTAAACCGTTCCCTGGGCCTCCCAGACCTGCTTCCTGAAACCTTCTCGGCCCCTGTGGTAGAAAAGCTCACCTACATCCACCGGCTCATCCAACGGAACCGGAAAAAGGAATAA